In Kordia antarctica, the following proteins share a genomic window:
- a CDS encoding BlaI/MecI/CopY family transcriptional regulator, which translates to MKLSKTEEQLMQHLWKLEKAFMKDILEQYDEPKPATTTIATLLKRMNDKGYISYATFGKSREYFPLIKKADYFSKHLNGLIKNFFNDSASQFASFFTKETNLTDAELQELKKVIDQQLKDNNK; encoded by the coding sequence ATGAAATTATCAAAAACGGAAGAACAGTTAATGCAACATTTATGGAAACTTGAAAAAGCATTCATGAAAGATATTTTGGAACAATATGACGAACCAAAACCTGCAACAACTACGATTGCCACGTTATTGAAACGTATGAACGATAAAGGATATATTTCGTATGCAACGTTTGGAAAATCGAGAGAATACTTTCCATTGATTAAAAAAGCAGATTATTTTTCGAAACATCTCAATGGACTTATCAAAAATTTCTTTAACGATTCAGCTTCGCAATTTGCTTCTTTTTTCACGAAAGAAACCAATTTAACGGATGCCGAATTGCAAGAATTAAAAAAGGTTATCGATCAACAACTAAAAGATAATAACAAATGA